One stretch of Petroclostridium xylanilyticum DNA includes these proteins:
- a CDS encoding carbohydrate ABC transporter permease has translation MEKLIIENQPAQQARLKEKRKSQIKYGMMVLLFLLPALAVYSTFNVYGVIMTFYYSTLKWTGIGSNVQSIGFGNFVRLLGDSMLWYALKNNLILVVVSIAVQLPMGLIMALMINAKIKGVKFFRTVYFMPMLLSTVATGILWTLIYDPNFGMLNAFLDAVGLGNLKQGWLGLERTAMISVLITICWQYTPFYMILMKAGLTNIPTELYESANIDGATGLRAFWSITLPLMLETIKTAAILSLVGSLKYFDLIYVMTGGGPNGATELMATYMYKKGFIEFDMGYGSSIAAFMFIVALTITATVQYFTRQSKSEMEV, from the coding sequence ATGGAAAAGTTGATAATAGAAAACCAACCTGCACAGCAGGCTAGGTTAAAGGAGAAAAGGAAGTCACAAATTAAATACGGAATGATGGTTTTATTATTCTTATTACCTGCACTTGCTGTATATAGCACATTTAATGTTTATGGTGTTATCATGACTTTTTATTATAGTACTTTAAAATGGACAGGGATAGGTTCGAACGTCCAATCTATTGGTTTTGGAAATTTTGTACGTCTTTTGGGAGATTCGATGCTGTGGTATGCACTAAAGAACAACCTAATACTGGTAGTTGTTTCTATTGCTGTTCAACTTCCGATGGGCTTAATCATGGCATTAATGATTAATGCCAAGATTAAAGGAGTTAAGTTTTTTAGAACAGTTTACTTCATGCCTATGTTATTATCGACGGTTGCTACCGGCATACTGTGGACACTAATTTATGACCCTAATTTCGGTATGCTAAATGCATTCTTGGATGCGGTAGGATTAGGTAATCTAAAACAAGGATGGCTAGGCCTAGAGAGGACAGCCATGATTTCAGTACTGATCACGATATGTTGGCAGTATACACCATTTTATATGATACTTATGAAGGCAGGGTTAACAAATATACCTACAGAGTTATATGAATCGGCAAATATAGATGGTGCTACAGGGTTAAGAGCTTTTTGGAGCATAACACTTCCATTGATGTTGGAAACAATCAAAACTGCAGCAATTCTGTCCTTAGTTGGTTCTTTGAAATATTTTGATTTGATCTACGTAATGACTGGTGGCGGGCCGAATGGTGCGACTGAATTAATGGCAACCTACATGTATAAGAAAGGTTTTATTGAATTTGATATGGGATATGGAAGTTCTATTGCAGCCTTTATGTTTATTGTAGCATTAACCATTACAGCAACCGTTCAATATTTTACTCGTCAAAGCAAATCTGAAATGGAGGTGTAG
- the tyrS gene encoding tyrosine--tRNA ligase gives MSSVFDTLKERGLLAQVTHEEQVREILEKEKVTFYIGFDPTADSLHVGHFLQMMVMAHMQRAGHRPIAIIGGGTAMVGDPTGKTDMRRMMTREEIQHNANNFKKQLSKFIDFGEGKALMIDNAEWLLELNYVQFLREIGVHFSVNRMLTAECFKSRLERGLSFIEFNYMLMQSYDFLKLFQKYNCTFQLGGDDQWSNILGGIDLIRRVEGKEAYGMTFTLLTTSEGKKMGKTEKGALWLDAEKTSPYEFYQYWRNVHDDDVIKCLKLITFLPLEEIEKLAQLKDQEINKAKKILAYEVTKLVHGEEEAIKAQQAAESLFGKGGNAVDMPTTEITTDELGEGMNVLDLLVKTNLIPSKGEGRRLITQGGLYINDSRVETVDLVIGTQDFKENQLMVRKGKKVYHKIALKK, from the coding sequence ATGAGCAGCGTATTTGATACATTAAAAGAAAGAGGGCTGTTGGCCCAGGTTACTCATGAAGAACAAGTTAGGGAAATACTTGAGAAAGAAAAGGTAACATTTTATATCGGGTTTGACCCTACTGCAGACAGCTTGCATGTAGGACATTTTCTGCAGATGATGGTGATGGCACATATGCAGAGGGCTGGACACCGGCCTATTGCCATCATAGGCGGGGGAACTGCCATGGTAGGAGATCCTACCGGTAAGACCGATATGAGAAGAATGATGACCCGTGAAGAAATTCAGCATAATGCCAATAATTTTAAGAAACAATTGTCCAAATTCATTGATTTCGGTGAAGGAAAGGCCTTAATGATAGACAATGCCGAATGGCTGCTGGAGCTGAACTATGTTCAATTTTTAAGGGAAATCGGTGTGCATTTTTCGGTAAACAGGATGCTTACAGCCGAGTGCTTTAAATCAAGGTTGGAGAGAGGTCTTTCTTTTATAGAGTTTAACTACATGCTCATGCAAAGCTACGATTTTCTTAAGTTATTCCAAAAATATAATTGTACATTCCAATTAGGAGGAGACGACCAGTGGTCAAATATCCTTGGAGGAATTGACCTCATTAGAAGAGTAGAAGGCAAGGAAGCCTATGGAATGACATTTACCCTATTAACTACAAGTGAAGGTAAAAAGATGGGCAAGACTGAAAAGGGAGCCCTATGGCTGGATGCTGAAAAGACATCTCCTTACGAATTTTATCAATACTGGAGAAACGTACATGATGACGATGTAATAAAATGTTTGAAACTGATTACGTTCTTGCCGCTGGAAGAAATAGAAAAGCTGGCTCAGTTAAAAGACCAGGAAATTAATAAAGCAAAAAAAATATTGGCTTATGAGGTTACCAAGCTGGTTCACGGAGAAGAAGAAGCAATTAAGGCTCAGCAGGCGGCAGAATCTCTTTTTGGAAAAGGCGGAAATGCCGTAGATATGCCGACTACTGAAATAACTACAGACGAATTAGGAGAAGGTATGAATGTTTTAGACCTGCTGGTTAAGACTAATCTAATCCCTTCAAAAGGAGAAGGGCGGCGTTTGATCACTCAAGGCGGCCTATATATAAACGACAGCAGAGTTGAAACCGTTGATCTGGTGATAGGAACTCAAGACTTTAAAGAAAATCAGTTAATGGTTCGAAAGGGTAAAAAAGTATATCATAAGATAGCACTGAAAAAATAA
- a CDS encoding extracellular solute-binding protein gives MKKFVSILLAVVMVISLSACGTSNKPADQSKEQSKAEEKKATEDNKPAAEKKKISLWHIQVAKSTGEVVNDAVARFMKDNPDVEVENVASENDPYKTKLKVAMGSGNPPDVFHSWGGGWLEAFVKEGMVEDITADLDKGGWRDTFYQAYLDMAKFNGKNYGVPAEMSSVLVYYNKELFKKYNIEVPKTYEEFKKAIKTLKDNNIIPIAIGNKSRWPGALTFIYLSMRIGGYDVFQNAYQRKPGFTFEDPSFIEAGKKIQELVDMGAYPEGMNGINYDTGGSRMLIYTGKAAMIIQTSGFLSFAKSEAPDFFNNNLGFFPFPAVEGGKGDPTDIVGGVNAYSVSSKTKHRDAAVTLLKYLSDKTYGQMMTDNAARLSPVHGIEIKDPMQKELAAILSKAKHVQLYYDQFLPPELGELHKDTTQALFGKTITPEEAAKKMEEKAKQVFGK, from the coding sequence ATGAAAAAGTTTGTGTCAATTCTGCTGGCAGTTGTGATGGTAATATCTTTATCGGCTTGTGGCACATCTAATAAACCAGCAGACCAATCAAAAGAACAATCTAAAGCAGAGGAAAAGAAAGCTACTGAAGACAACAAGCCTGCAGCCGAGAAGAAAAAGATCTCATTGTGGCACATCCAGGTGGCTAAATCAACCGGAGAGGTTGTAAATGATGCAGTTGCAAGGTTTATGAAGGACAATCCAGATGTAGAAGTAGAAAATGTTGCCAGCGAAAATGACCCATATAAAACCAAGTTAAAGGTTGCTATGGGCAGCGGTAACCCGCCGGATGTATTCCATTCCTGGGGTGGTGGATGGTTGGAAGCTTTTGTTAAGGAAGGTATGGTTGAAGATATCACCGCAGATTTAGATAAAGGTGGATGGAGAGATACTTTCTACCAAGCTTATCTGGATATGGCAAAATTCAATGGTAAGAACTATGGCGTACCTGCTGAAATGAGTTCCGTTTTGGTATATTACAATAAAGAATTATTTAAGAAATATAATATCGAAGTGCCAAAAACATATGAAGAGTTCAAAAAAGCAATAAAGACATTGAAGGACAACAATATCATTCCAATCGCTATTGGAAATAAGAGTAGATGGCCAGGTGCTTTAACTTTCATCTATTTATCAATGCGTATAGGCGGTTATGATGTGTTCCAAAACGCTTATCAGAGAAAACCTGGTTTTACCTTTGAAGATCCTTCTTTCATAGAAGCAGGTAAAAAGATTCAGGAATTAGTAGATATGGGAGCGTATCCAGAAGGCATGAACGGTATTAACTATGATACCGGCGGATCCAGAATGTTAATCTATACTGGTAAGGCGGCCATGATCATACAAACTTCAGGATTTTTATCTTTCGCTAAATCGGAAGCTCCGGATTTCTTTAATAATAATTTAGGATTCTTCCCATTCCCAGCGGTTGAAGGCGGAAAAGGGGATCCAACGGATATCGTAGGCGGAGTAAATGCGTATTCAGTATCCAGTAAGACCAAACATAGAGATGCTGCTGTAACACTTTTAAAGTATCTTAGTGATAAAACTTATGGTCAAATGATGACGGACAATGCAGCTAGACTTTCTCCAGTACACGGTATTGAGATTAAAGACCCGATGCAAAAAGAATTGGCCGCAATCTTAAGTAAAGCGAAGCATGTTCAGTTGTATTATGACCAATTCTTGCCACCTGAATTGGGTGAACTTCATAAGGACACAACCCAAGCTCTATTCGGCAAAACGATAACTCCTGAAGAAGCTGCTAAGAAAATGGAAGAAAAGGCGAAACAAGTATTCGGGAAATAA
- a CDS encoding LacI family DNA-binding transcriptional regulator has protein sequence MAAVNINDIAKVANVSRATVSRVLNNSPEVSETTKQKVLKVIEELNYVPNAAARTLVRRKTDIIGVLVNNVADAFWGRIIRGIETNILKTRYNAIFVNCKTALDDWAYKPKFKENIRLLTEGRVDGIIIATTNELEQEDIEFLTDRNIPFVVIQDMLQDKRVNFVNIDNFKGAYTATKYLINLGHRDIVHITGPLESRIAVERSQGFEKALLDHGIPLNNQNILRGNFRYNDGYWRMKQILSWGRKPTAIFFGNDLMAYGGMQAAKEANVRIPEDMSIIGFDGLAGEFEFAGLMPPLTTMHQPMIKIGECAAQIIIDKIDGVSEEVQHIFFDVELIKRDSCRSLK, from the coding sequence ATGGCTGCCGTCAATATAAATGATATAGCAAAAGTTGCAAATGTTTCTAGAGCAACTGTCTCAAGAGTATTAAATAACAGTCCAGAGGTTAGTGAAACAACAAAGCAAAAAGTATTAAAAGTGATAGAGGAATTAAATTATGTTCCCAATGCAGCAGCCAGGACTTTGGTGCGTAGAAAAACTGATATTATTGGTGTATTGGTAAATAATGTAGCAGATGCTTTCTGGGGGCGCATCATAAGAGGTATTGAGACCAATATTTTAAAGACGCGATATAATGCAATATTTGTAAACTGTAAAACTGCTTTGGATGATTGGGCATATAAACCAAAATTTAAAGAGAACATAAGGCTCCTTACCGAAGGAAGGGTAGATGGTATTATAATAGCGACCACAAATGAGTTAGAACAAGAAGATATTGAATTTCTGACAGATAGAAATATTCCTTTTGTAGTGATACAGGATATGTTACAAGATAAAAGGGTTAATTTTGTAAATATAGATAATTTTAAAGGGGCTTATACTGCTACTAAGTATTTAATCAATCTTGGCCATAGGGATATCGTTCATATAACAGGGCCTTTAGAAAGCCGAATTGCGGTCGAAAGATCTCAAGGTTTTGAAAAGGCTCTGTTGGACCATGGAATTCCGTTAAACAATCAAAATATACTCAGGGGGAATTTCCGCTATAATGATGGATATTGGCGTATGAAACAGATTCTATCGTGGGGTAGAAAGCCAACTGCGATATTTTTTGGTAATGATCTTATGGCCTATGGCGGTATGCAGGCTGCTAAAGAAGCTAATGTAAGAATTCCTGAAGATATGTCCATTATAGGTTTTGATGGGTTGGCCGGAGAATTTGAGTTTGCTGGTTTAATGCCTCCTTTAACCACTATGCATCAACCAATGATAAAAATAGGAGAATGTGCTGCACAAATTATCATAGATAAAATAGATGGAGTGAGTGAAGAGGTACAGCATATATTTTTTGATGTAGAGTTAATTAAAAGAGATTCTTGTAGGAGTCTTAAATAA